The Solea solea chromosome 19, fSolSol10.1, whole genome shotgun sequence genome has a window encoding:
- the add1 gene encoding alpha-adducin isoform X3, which produces MMNGDSGAGVVTVPPPTTAPHKERYFDRVDESSPEYQRERNMAPDLRQDFNMMEQRKRVSMILQSPAFCEELETMIQDQLKKGKTPTSLLALQQIADFMTTSMPSMYPAAPQGGMAALNMSLGMVTPVNDLRGSDSISYDKGEKLLRCKLAAFYRLADLFGWSELIYNHLTVRLNSDKDHFLLVPFGLLFSEVTASSLVKVNIEGEIVDRGSTNLGVNQAGFVLHSAIFASRPDVKCIVHVHTSAGAAVSAMKCGLLPISPEALSLGEVAYHDYQGIVVDNDEQLIIQKNLGPKSKVLILRNHGLVSVGETVEEAFFYIHNLVTACEIQVRTLASAGGPDNLVFLDPEKYKSRPKVPEPVGDGSSTHPKWQIGEQEFEALMRMLDNLGYRTGYPYRCPSLRDKGKKYSDAENAPSAYGGYSYGEDSDSGARSPLKHSFQRGQRDKTRWLNAGSRSDEPCEDGPEGGSPKSKPKVWTNITHDHVKPLLQSLSSGVCVPSCITNCLWTKEDGLRQAAVANQFIPLNTNPKDVLEMRNKIREQNLQDIKTAGPQSQVLCAGSVVERSFVQGELVTASKAIIEKEYQPQVIVSKQGPNPFTKLTDRELEEYRREVEQNQKGPEVQGQDASREGSTSSVTCPEAVTLQRGRSSGSTPLRSAADSPSSQKLLPTPASEQSSLSTGVSSRTELAQDVAGSAGTLADDVFSTTDEVFLAPDSPHKEFHCAVLRALSKDTSVVEAATDPDQLVEPEEEPKGQKVTSTPPSTPVRAEEEDENFTRVQMNQGTALIKISLFK; this is translated from the exons ATGATGAACGGCGATTCAGGAGCCGGAGTTGTGACGGTCCCCCCTCCCACCACAGCCCCCCACAAGGAGCGGTACTTCGACCGAGTGGATGAAAGCAGTCCGGAGTATCAGAGGGAGAGGAACATGGCGCCTGACCTGAGGCAGGACTTTAACATGATGGAGCAGAGAAAGAGGGTCTCAATGATTCTACAAAGCCCG GCGTTCTGCGAGGAGCTGGAGACAATGATCCAGGATCAGCTGAAGAAGGGGAAGACGCCCACAAGCCTGTTGGCCCTGCAGCAGATCGCAGACTTCATGACCACCAGCATGCCTTCCATGTATCCCGCTGCACCACAAGGAGGCATGGCAGCACTCAACATGA GCTTGGGCATGGTGACTCCCGTGAATGATCTGCGGGGCTCCGACTCGATCTCCTATGACAAAGGAGAGAAGCTACTTCGCTGCAAGCTGGCTGCGTTTTATCGGCTTGCTGACTTGTTTGGCTGGTCGGAGCTCATCTacaaccacctcact GTGAGGCTGAATTCAGACAAAGATCATTTCCTTCTTGTCCCTTTTGGTCTCCTCTTCAGTGAAGTCACTGCCTCCAGTCTG GTGAAGGTAAACATTGAAGGTGAGATCGTTGACAGGGGCAGCACCAACCTCGGGGTCAACCAGGCCGGCTTCGTCCTCCACTCTGCCATTTTTGCTTCGCGGCCCGATGTCAAGTGTAtagtacatgtacacacatctGCAGGTGCTGCG GTGTCTGCCATGAAATGCGGTCTGTTGCCCATTTCACCTGAGGCACTGTCTTTGGGTGAGGTGGCCTACCATGACTATCAGGGCATCGTGGTGGATAATGACGAACAGTTAATTATACAGAAAAACCTTGGGCCAAAAAGCAAG GTGCTCATCCTGAGGAACCATGGGCTGGTTTCTGTTGGTGAAACGGTGGAGGAAGCTTTCTTTTACATCCACAACTTGGTCACTGCCTGTGAGATCCAG GTGCGAACACTGGCCAGCGCTGGAGGTCCTGATAATTTGGTGTTTCTGGACCCAGAGAAATACAAGTCGCGTCCAAAGGTCCCTGAACCAGTCGGTGACGGGTCCTCTACACACCCCAAGTGGCAAATCGGGGAGCAGGAGTTTGAAGCTCTCATGAGAATGCTCGATAACCTG GGCTATAGGACGGGCTATCCTTACCGCTGCCCGTCCTTGCGAGACAAAGGTAAAAAGTACAGTGATGCGGAGAATGCTCCCTCTGCCTACGGTGGTTACTCATATGGGGAGGACAGCGACTCAGGTGCTCGCTCCCCGCTGAAACACAGCTTCCAGCGCGGTCAGCGTGACAAGACCCGCTGGCTCAATGCCGGCAGCCGGTCTGATGAGCCCTGCGAGGATGGGCCCGAGGGCGGCAGCCCCAAGTCGAAGCCTAAGGTGTGGACGAACATAACACACGATCACGTCAAACCCTTGCTGCAGTCTCTCTCGTCCGGTGTCTGCGTGCCAAGCTGTATAACCAACTGCTTG TGGACAAAGGAAGATGGCCTCCGTCAGGCTGCCGTAGCCAATCAGTTCATCCCATTGAACACCAACCCAAAGGACGTCCTGGAAATGCGGAATAAG ATTCGGGAGCAGAACCTGCAGGACATAAAGACAGCAGGGCCCCAGTCTCAGGTTCTGTGTGCTGGCTCTGTTGTGGAACGCAGCTTTGTTCAG GGGGAGCTTGTTACCGCGTCCAAGGCCATCATTGAGAAGGAGTACCAGCCCCAGGTGATTGTCAGCAAGCAGGGTCCCAACCCTTTCACCAAACTCACCGACCGGGAGCTGGAGGAATACCGCCGGGAAGTGGAGCAGAATCAGAAAGGGCCTGAAG TGCAGGGACAAGATGCTAGTAGGGAGGGATCCACCTCCAGCGTGACCTGTCCTGAAGCGGTTACACTGCAGAGAGGTCGGTCCTCGGGCTCCACACCTCTGCGGTCTGCAGCCGACTCGCCCAGCTCACAGAAACTCCTGCCGACGCCGGCCTCTGAGCAGAGTTCTTTGTCAACGGGCGTCTCCAGCAGGACAGAGCTGGCTCAGGATGTCGCCGGCTCTGCAGGGACACTAGCTGATGACGTTTTTTCCACCACAGATGAAGTTTTTTTGGCTCCAGATTCTCCGCATAAGGAGTTCCACTGTGCCGTGCTGCGAGCCCTCAGCAAGGACACGTCAGTGGTAGAGGCAGCCACAG ACCCAGATCAACTAGTAGAACCTGAGGAGGAGCCAAAAGGCCAGAAAGTCACCTCTACACCACCCAGCACCCCAGTCAGAGCAGAGGAAGAAG aCGAGAATTTCACCAG gGTGCAAATGAACCAGGGAACTGCACTCATTAAGATTTCCCTGTTTAAATGA
- the add1 gene encoding alpha-adducin isoform X10, whose product MMNGDSGAGVVTVPPPTTAPHKERYFDRVDESSPEYQRERNMAPDLRQDFNMMEQRKRVSMILQSPAFCEELETMIQDQLKKGKTPTSLLALQQIADFMTTSMPSMYPAAPQGGMAALNMSLGMVTPVNDLRGSDSISYDKGEKLLRCKLAAFYRLADLFGWSELIYNHLTVRLNSDKDHFLLVPFGLLFSEVTASSLVKVNIEGEIVDRGSTNLGVNQAGFVLHSAIFASRPDVKCIVHVHTSAGAAVSAMKCGLLPISPEALSLGEVAYHDYQGIVVDNDEQLIIQKNLGPKSKVLILRNHGLVSVGETVEEAFFYIHNLVTACEIQVRTLASAGGPDNLVFLDPEKYKSRPKVPEPVGDGSSTHPKWQIGEQEFEALMRMLDNLGYRTGYPYRCPSLRDKGKKYSDAENAPSAYGGYSYGEDSDSGARSPLKHSFQRGQRDKTRWLNAGSRSDEPCEDGPEGGSPKSKPKVWTNITHDHVKPLLQSLSSGVCVPSCITNCLWTKEDGLRQAAVANQFIPLNTNPKDVLEMRNKIREQNLQDIKTAGPQSQVLCAGSVVERSFVQGELVTASKAIIEKEYQPQVIVSKQGPNPFTKLTDRELEEYRREVEQNQKGPEDPDQLVEPEEEPKGQKVTSTPPSTPVRAEEEGDGNTKEYLLP is encoded by the exons ATGATGAACGGCGATTCAGGAGCCGGAGTTGTGACGGTCCCCCCTCCCACCACAGCCCCCCACAAGGAGCGGTACTTCGACCGAGTGGATGAAAGCAGTCCGGAGTATCAGAGGGAGAGGAACATGGCGCCTGACCTGAGGCAGGACTTTAACATGATGGAGCAGAGAAAGAGGGTCTCAATGATTCTACAAAGCCCG GCGTTCTGCGAGGAGCTGGAGACAATGATCCAGGATCAGCTGAAGAAGGGGAAGACGCCCACAAGCCTGTTGGCCCTGCAGCAGATCGCAGACTTCATGACCACCAGCATGCCTTCCATGTATCCCGCTGCACCACAAGGAGGCATGGCAGCACTCAACATGA GCTTGGGCATGGTGACTCCCGTGAATGATCTGCGGGGCTCCGACTCGATCTCCTATGACAAAGGAGAGAAGCTACTTCGCTGCAAGCTGGCTGCGTTTTATCGGCTTGCTGACTTGTTTGGCTGGTCGGAGCTCATCTacaaccacctcact GTGAGGCTGAATTCAGACAAAGATCATTTCCTTCTTGTCCCTTTTGGTCTCCTCTTCAGTGAAGTCACTGCCTCCAGTCTG GTGAAGGTAAACATTGAAGGTGAGATCGTTGACAGGGGCAGCACCAACCTCGGGGTCAACCAGGCCGGCTTCGTCCTCCACTCTGCCATTTTTGCTTCGCGGCCCGATGTCAAGTGTAtagtacatgtacacacatctGCAGGTGCTGCG GTGTCTGCCATGAAATGCGGTCTGTTGCCCATTTCACCTGAGGCACTGTCTTTGGGTGAGGTGGCCTACCATGACTATCAGGGCATCGTGGTGGATAATGACGAACAGTTAATTATACAGAAAAACCTTGGGCCAAAAAGCAAG GTGCTCATCCTGAGGAACCATGGGCTGGTTTCTGTTGGTGAAACGGTGGAGGAAGCTTTCTTTTACATCCACAACTTGGTCACTGCCTGTGAGATCCAG GTGCGAACACTGGCCAGCGCTGGAGGTCCTGATAATTTGGTGTTTCTGGACCCAGAGAAATACAAGTCGCGTCCAAAGGTCCCTGAACCAGTCGGTGACGGGTCCTCTACACACCCCAAGTGGCAAATCGGGGAGCAGGAGTTTGAAGCTCTCATGAGAATGCTCGATAACCTG GGCTATAGGACGGGCTATCCTTACCGCTGCCCGTCCTTGCGAGACAAAGGTAAAAAGTACAGTGATGCGGAGAATGCTCCCTCTGCCTACGGTGGTTACTCATATGGGGAGGACAGCGACTCAGGTGCTCGCTCCCCGCTGAAACACAGCTTCCAGCGCGGTCAGCGTGACAAGACCCGCTGGCTCAATGCCGGCAGCCGGTCTGATGAGCCCTGCGAGGATGGGCCCGAGGGCGGCAGCCCCAAGTCGAAGCCTAAGGTGTGGACGAACATAACACACGATCACGTCAAACCCTTGCTGCAGTCTCTCTCGTCCGGTGTCTGCGTGCCAAGCTGTATAACCAACTGCTTG TGGACAAAGGAAGATGGCCTCCGTCAGGCTGCCGTAGCCAATCAGTTCATCCCATTGAACACCAACCCAAAGGACGTCCTGGAAATGCGGAATAAG ATTCGGGAGCAGAACCTGCAGGACATAAAGACAGCAGGGCCCCAGTCTCAGGTTCTGTGTGCTGGCTCTGTTGTGGAACGCAGCTTTGTTCAG GGGGAGCTTGTTACCGCGTCCAAGGCCATCATTGAGAAGGAGTACCAGCCCCAGGTGATTGTCAGCAAGCAGGGTCCCAACCCTTTCACCAAACTCACCGACCGGGAGCTGGAGGAATACCGCCGGGAAGTGGAGCAGAATCAGAAAGGGCCTGAAG ACCCAGATCAACTAGTAGAACCTGAGGAGGAGCCAAAAGGCCAGAAAGTCACCTCTACACCACCCAGCACCCCAGTCAGAGCAGAGGAAGAAG GAGATGGAAATACAAAAGAGTACCTGTTGCCATA A
- the add1 gene encoding alpha-adducin isoform X5, with protein MMNGDSGAGVVTVPPPTTAPHKERYFDRVDESSPEYQRERNMAPDLRQDFNMMEQRKRVSMILQSPAFCEELETMIQDQLKKGKTPTSLLALQQIADFMTTSMPSMYPAAPQGGMAALNMSLGMVTPVNDLRGSDSISYDKGEKLLRCKLAAFYRLADLFGWSELIYNHLTVRLNSDKDHFLLVPFGLLFSEVTASSLVKVNIEGEIVDRGSTNLGVNQAGFVLHSAIFASRPDVKCIVHVHTSAGAAVSAMKCGLLPISPEALSLGEVAYHDYQGIVVDNDEQLIIQKNLGPKSKVLILRNHGLVSVGETVEEAFFYIHNLVTACEIQVRTLASAGGPDNLVFLDPEKYKSRPKVPEPVGDGSSTHPKWQIGEQEFEALMRMLDNLGYRTGYPYRCPSLRDKGKKYSDAENAPSAYGGYSYGEDSDSGARSPLKHSFQRGQRDKTRWLNAGSRSDEPCEDGPEGGSPKSKPKVWTNITHDHVKPLLQSLSSGVCVPSCITNCLWTKEDGLRQAAVANQFIPLNTNPKDVLEMRNKIREQNLQDIKTAGPQSQVLCAGSVVERSFVQGELVTASKAIIEKEYQPQVIVSKQGPNPFTKLTDRELEEYRREVEQNQKGPEVQGQDASREGSTSSVTCPEAVTLQRGRSSGSTPLRSAADSPSSQKLLPTPASEQSSLSTGVSSRTELAQDVAGSAGTLADDVFSTTDEVFLAPDSPHKEFHCAVLRALSKDTSVVEAATDPDQLVEPEEEPKGQKVTSTPPSTPVRAEEEGDGNTKEYLLP; from the exons ATGATGAACGGCGATTCAGGAGCCGGAGTTGTGACGGTCCCCCCTCCCACCACAGCCCCCCACAAGGAGCGGTACTTCGACCGAGTGGATGAAAGCAGTCCGGAGTATCAGAGGGAGAGGAACATGGCGCCTGACCTGAGGCAGGACTTTAACATGATGGAGCAGAGAAAGAGGGTCTCAATGATTCTACAAAGCCCG GCGTTCTGCGAGGAGCTGGAGACAATGATCCAGGATCAGCTGAAGAAGGGGAAGACGCCCACAAGCCTGTTGGCCCTGCAGCAGATCGCAGACTTCATGACCACCAGCATGCCTTCCATGTATCCCGCTGCACCACAAGGAGGCATGGCAGCACTCAACATGA GCTTGGGCATGGTGACTCCCGTGAATGATCTGCGGGGCTCCGACTCGATCTCCTATGACAAAGGAGAGAAGCTACTTCGCTGCAAGCTGGCTGCGTTTTATCGGCTTGCTGACTTGTTTGGCTGGTCGGAGCTCATCTacaaccacctcact GTGAGGCTGAATTCAGACAAAGATCATTTCCTTCTTGTCCCTTTTGGTCTCCTCTTCAGTGAAGTCACTGCCTCCAGTCTG GTGAAGGTAAACATTGAAGGTGAGATCGTTGACAGGGGCAGCACCAACCTCGGGGTCAACCAGGCCGGCTTCGTCCTCCACTCTGCCATTTTTGCTTCGCGGCCCGATGTCAAGTGTAtagtacatgtacacacatctGCAGGTGCTGCG GTGTCTGCCATGAAATGCGGTCTGTTGCCCATTTCACCTGAGGCACTGTCTTTGGGTGAGGTGGCCTACCATGACTATCAGGGCATCGTGGTGGATAATGACGAACAGTTAATTATACAGAAAAACCTTGGGCCAAAAAGCAAG GTGCTCATCCTGAGGAACCATGGGCTGGTTTCTGTTGGTGAAACGGTGGAGGAAGCTTTCTTTTACATCCACAACTTGGTCACTGCCTGTGAGATCCAG GTGCGAACACTGGCCAGCGCTGGAGGTCCTGATAATTTGGTGTTTCTGGACCCAGAGAAATACAAGTCGCGTCCAAAGGTCCCTGAACCAGTCGGTGACGGGTCCTCTACACACCCCAAGTGGCAAATCGGGGAGCAGGAGTTTGAAGCTCTCATGAGAATGCTCGATAACCTG GGCTATAGGACGGGCTATCCTTACCGCTGCCCGTCCTTGCGAGACAAAGGTAAAAAGTACAGTGATGCGGAGAATGCTCCCTCTGCCTACGGTGGTTACTCATATGGGGAGGACAGCGACTCAGGTGCTCGCTCCCCGCTGAAACACAGCTTCCAGCGCGGTCAGCGTGACAAGACCCGCTGGCTCAATGCCGGCAGCCGGTCTGATGAGCCCTGCGAGGATGGGCCCGAGGGCGGCAGCCCCAAGTCGAAGCCTAAGGTGTGGACGAACATAACACACGATCACGTCAAACCCTTGCTGCAGTCTCTCTCGTCCGGTGTCTGCGTGCCAAGCTGTATAACCAACTGCTTG TGGACAAAGGAAGATGGCCTCCGTCAGGCTGCCGTAGCCAATCAGTTCATCCCATTGAACACCAACCCAAAGGACGTCCTGGAAATGCGGAATAAG ATTCGGGAGCAGAACCTGCAGGACATAAAGACAGCAGGGCCCCAGTCTCAGGTTCTGTGTGCTGGCTCTGTTGTGGAACGCAGCTTTGTTCAG GGGGAGCTTGTTACCGCGTCCAAGGCCATCATTGAGAAGGAGTACCAGCCCCAGGTGATTGTCAGCAAGCAGGGTCCCAACCCTTTCACCAAACTCACCGACCGGGAGCTGGAGGAATACCGCCGGGAAGTGGAGCAGAATCAGAAAGGGCCTGAAG TGCAGGGACAAGATGCTAGTAGGGAGGGATCCACCTCCAGCGTGACCTGTCCTGAAGCGGTTACACTGCAGAGAGGTCGGTCCTCGGGCTCCACACCTCTGCGGTCTGCAGCCGACTCGCCCAGCTCACAGAAACTCCTGCCGACGCCGGCCTCTGAGCAGAGTTCTTTGTCAACGGGCGTCTCCAGCAGGACAGAGCTGGCTCAGGATGTCGCCGGCTCTGCAGGGACACTAGCTGATGACGTTTTTTCCACCACAGATGAAGTTTTTTTGGCTCCAGATTCTCCGCATAAGGAGTTCCACTGTGCCGTGCTGCGAGCCCTCAGCAAGGACACGTCAGTGGTAGAGGCAGCCACAG ACCCAGATCAACTAGTAGAACCTGAGGAGGAGCCAAAAGGCCAGAAAGTCACCTCTACACCACCCAGCACCCCAGTCAGAGCAGAGGAAGAAG GAGATGGAAATACAAAAGAGTACCTGTTGCCATAG
- the add1 gene encoding alpha-adducin isoform X2: MMNGDSGAGVVTVPPPTTAPHKERYFDRVDESSPEYQRERNMAPDLRQDFNMMEQRKRVSMILQSPAFCEELETMIQDQLKKGKTPTSLLALQQIADFMTTSMPSMYPAAPQGGMAALNMSLGMVTPVNDLRGSDSISYDKGEKLLRCKLAAFYRLADLFGWSELIYNHLTVRLNSDKDHFLLVPFGLLFSEVTASSLVKVNIEGEIVDRGSTNLGVNQAGFVLHSAIFASRPDVKCIVHVHTSAGAAVSAMKCGLLPISPEALSLGEVAYHDYQGIVVDNDEQLIIQKNLGPKSKVLILRNHGLVSVGETVEEAFFYIHNLVTACEIQVRTLASAGGPDNLVFLDPEKYKSRPKVPEPVGDGSSTHPKWQIGEQEFEALMRMLDNLGYRTGYPYRCPSLRDKGKKYSDAENAPSAYGGYSYGEDSDSGARSPLKHSFQRGQRDKTRWLNAGSRSDEPCEDGPEGGSPKSKPKWTKEDGLRQAAVANQFIPLNTNPKDVLEMRNKIREQNLQDIKTAGPQSQVLCAGSVVERSFVQGELVTASKAIIEKEYQPQVIVSKQGPNPFTKLTDRELEEYRREVEQNQKGPEVQGQDASREGSTSSVTCPEAVTLQRGRSSGSTPLRSAADSPSSQKLLPTPASEQSSLSTGVSSRTELAQDVAGSAGTLADDVFSTTDEVFLAPDSPHKEFHCAVLRALSKDTSVVEAATDPDQLVEPEEEPKGQKVTSTPPSTPVRAEEEESFPEQSYKDESDAATLRQTLPDLTPDDPFEAPALPVEDSASAPATADVVEGEEAADAGDQDGDESPGKSPSKKKKKFRTPSFLKKNKKKTES, from the exons ATGATGAACGGCGATTCAGGAGCCGGAGTTGTGACGGTCCCCCCTCCCACCACAGCCCCCCACAAGGAGCGGTACTTCGACCGAGTGGATGAAAGCAGTCCGGAGTATCAGAGGGAGAGGAACATGGCGCCTGACCTGAGGCAGGACTTTAACATGATGGAGCAGAGAAAGAGGGTCTCAATGATTCTACAAAGCCCG GCGTTCTGCGAGGAGCTGGAGACAATGATCCAGGATCAGCTGAAGAAGGGGAAGACGCCCACAAGCCTGTTGGCCCTGCAGCAGATCGCAGACTTCATGACCACCAGCATGCCTTCCATGTATCCCGCTGCACCACAAGGAGGCATGGCAGCACTCAACATGA GCTTGGGCATGGTGACTCCCGTGAATGATCTGCGGGGCTCCGACTCGATCTCCTATGACAAAGGAGAGAAGCTACTTCGCTGCAAGCTGGCTGCGTTTTATCGGCTTGCTGACTTGTTTGGCTGGTCGGAGCTCATCTacaaccacctcact GTGAGGCTGAATTCAGACAAAGATCATTTCCTTCTTGTCCCTTTTGGTCTCCTCTTCAGTGAAGTCACTGCCTCCAGTCTG GTGAAGGTAAACATTGAAGGTGAGATCGTTGACAGGGGCAGCACCAACCTCGGGGTCAACCAGGCCGGCTTCGTCCTCCACTCTGCCATTTTTGCTTCGCGGCCCGATGTCAAGTGTAtagtacatgtacacacatctGCAGGTGCTGCG GTGTCTGCCATGAAATGCGGTCTGTTGCCCATTTCACCTGAGGCACTGTCTTTGGGTGAGGTGGCCTACCATGACTATCAGGGCATCGTGGTGGATAATGACGAACAGTTAATTATACAGAAAAACCTTGGGCCAAAAAGCAAG GTGCTCATCCTGAGGAACCATGGGCTGGTTTCTGTTGGTGAAACGGTGGAGGAAGCTTTCTTTTACATCCACAACTTGGTCACTGCCTGTGAGATCCAG GTGCGAACACTGGCCAGCGCTGGAGGTCCTGATAATTTGGTGTTTCTGGACCCAGAGAAATACAAGTCGCGTCCAAAGGTCCCTGAACCAGTCGGTGACGGGTCCTCTACACACCCCAAGTGGCAAATCGGGGAGCAGGAGTTTGAAGCTCTCATGAGAATGCTCGATAACCTG GGCTATAGGACGGGCTATCCTTACCGCTGCCCGTCCTTGCGAGACAAAGGTAAAAAGTACAGTGATGCGGAGAATGCTCCCTCTGCCTACGGTGGTTACTCATATGGGGAGGACAGCGACTCAGGTGCTCGCTCCCCGCTGAAACACAGCTTCCAGCGCGGTCAGCGTGACAAGACCCGCTGGCTCAATGCCGGCAGCCGGTCTGATGAGCCCTGCGAGGATGGGCCCGAGGGCGGCAGCCCCAAGTCGAAGCCTAAG TGGACAAAGGAAGATGGCCTCCGTCAGGCTGCCGTAGCCAATCAGTTCATCCCATTGAACACCAACCCAAAGGACGTCCTGGAAATGCGGAATAAG ATTCGGGAGCAGAACCTGCAGGACATAAAGACAGCAGGGCCCCAGTCTCAGGTTCTGTGTGCTGGCTCTGTTGTGGAACGCAGCTTTGTTCAG GGGGAGCTTGTTACCGCGTCCAAGGCCATCATTGAGAAGGAGTACCAGCCCCAGGTGATTGTCAGCAAGCAGGGTCCCAACCCTTTCACCAAACTCACCGACCGGGAGCTGGAGGAATACCGCCGGGAAGTGGAGCAGAATCAGAAAGGGCCTGAAG TGCAGGGACAAGATGCTAGTAGGGAGGGATCCACCTCCAGCGTGACCTGTCCTGAAGCGGTTACACTGCAGAGAGGTCGGTCCTCGGGCTCCACACCTCTGCGGTCTGCAGCCGACTCGCCCAGCTCACAGAAACTCCTGCCGACGCCGGCCTCTGAGCAGAGTTCTTTGTCAACGGGCGTCTCCAGCAGGACAGAGCTGGCTCAGGATGTCGCCGGCTCTGCAGGGACACTAGCTGATGACGTTTTTTCCACCACAGATGAAGTTTTTTTGGCTCCAGATTCTCCGCATAAGGAGTTCCACTGTGCCGTGCTGCGAGCCCTCAGCAAGGACACGTCAGTGGTAGAGGCAGCCACAG ACCCAGATCAACTAGTAGAACCTGAGGAGGAGCCAAAAGGCCAGAAAGTCACCTCTACACCACCCAGCACCCCAGTCAGAGCAGAGGAAGAAG AGTCCTTCCCTGAACAGAGCTATAAGGATGAGAGCGATGCTGCCACCCTGAGACAGACCCTTCCAGATTTAACACCCGACGACCCCTTCGAAGCCCCAGCACTTCCTGTCGAAGACTCCGCCTCTGCCCCTGCCACCGCAGATGTAGTCGAGGGGGAGGAAGCGGCCGACGCTGGTGACCAGGACGGTGACGAGTCCCCGGGCAAATCGCCCtccaagaagaaaaagaagttcCGCACCCCTTCCTtcctaaagaaaaacaaaaaaaagacagagtcCTAG